Genomic DNA from Lagopus muta isolate bLagMut1 chromosome 19, bLagMut1 primary, whole genome shotgun sequence:
tcatcCGGTATGGTGCTGTTATGAGAATACTGATAGCAAAGGTACATCAATTGACACTAGCTCTTCCAGTGTGGTGATCATTATGTAATTAACAGGCTTTATTTCTCGtggttttttgctgttttgttctgttgttatCTTATAGCTACCTTTATTTCAGTTATATAGCAGCGAGAATCTTTCCACTCCCTGAATGCTGTCCCATTTGGTTCCCACCATTCATTTCATCGCATCCCATACCTGCCATTCTTCCACTGAGCTTGATTAATGCCAATTTCCCTGCAGTCATTCCCTCAGCATGAGTAAGATGATGACCATATTTCCTCTTTGCACAGGAGAGTATCGGGGCAGGGGACAAGGAGACACCTGGAATTGCTGAGGAAGAGAGCGGGGTACGTATGAGCAGCCTCAGGAATGTGGTTGTGCTTCAATATCTTCAAGAGGAGCGtggcaaaaatatatatatgtcatCTGCATGTAATCAATGTGCAGACAATACAGTGTGACTGTGACCCAGCTGTGGTACCAGAACATTTCTCATTCAATGCAAGACCTACCTTGGAAACTGCCTGTTGCAGCAGTACAGGCTGATAAATATTTGGGGACAGAAAACAATCAGATCCATGAACAGAAAGTGGCATAATGCTGTTTCTACTGACATTTGTGGTAAAGAGAGAATATGCTGCATAGATTCACAGCAGCTTTCAcatttcccttgaatttgtttgtttagcCTTCCTCtaaacatctttaaaaaggaaaaggaattttgattcatcatttgtttttccttgcacAGCTGAAAATAATCATGCCAcaagtttgttttctaaaatacaaatCTGGCATTGAATTAGGTAAATTacaaagcaactgaaaaactTTTCGACAGAGACTAATGACAAATGATTCAGTCACATCAAATCTGCTTGGGtctttatttacatttctttcttctttaaaatcgGCCTAGCTCTAGGCTAACATTTTCTGATACCTGATGACATCTGCATATTTCTGACCTTTATCTAGCTGTAGAGTATATTTGCTTCAGCTCACATAGCCCAAGGTGCACATCTCTGTTCAAAAGGAGTCTAACTAATGCTCTTGAAGGCAGTCCAGGTCCAGAGATTGCagacagcagctggagcagactTGCAGCCTGTTCCCAAGAGCAGACTTTCAGTAGCACAGGGGACCTCCGGACAGTTTGCCAAGCTTCAACTCGCCTTGAACCTGCAGGGAGTTTCTCACCCCACACAGCTTGGAGGCAAATCAGCCCTGAGAATGCAGTCCCATCACTGTTCCAGAGAGCAGTGGAAGGAGGCCGTTGTATAGGCatgagaaagaagaggcagTGAGAACACATGAGCCTTGAGAAATTCTTCCTACACTAGCAATACCCATCTGAAATTTTACTGCATGTTGACAGGAAGGTTTTGCAAATGTCCCTCTCCTGCCTGCTATTCACTGCAAAAATACTGCATGGATTTTATTCCAGGTGAAATGGATAGCACTTAGGAGAACCCAGCTCTTTCCAATAAGAAATCTTCCTTTTGATTGATGGTGCTGCTGAGGATTTGGATTGCAGCATTGCATGTCAAGATCTGGCTTAGGCTAAAAAGTTTCCAGGAATTTTTGGGAAAGGTTGTTGAGTATCAGCTGACTTTTAGTTTCTAGCAATTATGGtggcagagaaaacaagaactGTTATTTCTTCTGACTGTCAATACAGGAATGAAAGaactctcagaaaaaaataatcagatgaaAACGtggattttttccccctcatctGTGGCATTCTGTAATGATTCTAGCGCACTGCTGTGCTCTTACTGTGCAGGTATCCCAATGTTGCTGTGAGAACTTTGAAAACATCTCCACATGCATTTGCACAAATGCAGGTTTGCTGTGACACTGGATGACTCCAGAGGCTGATTATCcaattttcagttcagttggAGGTTAGGTGGGATGAAGGCCATCCAATGTGCTCACAGTCTCACAAAACGAtggcagaacagagaaaacagtctGTGCAAAATCAGAGTATGCTGTGTAACAAATCACCACTTCTTTTAGCCGCATGACTCTAAAACTTCTCCGGGCCTGGAGTCTGCAGAAAGGAATGGGAGAGAGCTGACCCTGAAGAtgctctgtcttttctctttcaggagGCTGCTTGACAGGCATTAAGGAATCTGAGTGGCTTCGGCACAGAGATGGAAATGGTTATAAAGGACTTTTCCCAGAGAACTTCACACGCCACCTGGAACAGTTCTTCTCACAGGCACACGAATGTGGTTTGAAGCTCAGTCAGTGGGTTCTTCACCTCCTTGAAACACAGGAGCCCCCTTTTTTTTGTAGTTCAGGCTGTTAATGGTTTACAGATTGGTGCCAGACAAAGCTTGTTGGGCATATCAAAATGAGCACAAGTGCAAGCAGTTAAGCTAGCCATTTCTGAAGCAgtgcatgaaaaaataaaacaaacaaacaaacaaaaaaacaaatacaaacagaaatgtcCTCATTTGTTCACATGCATGTGGCAACATGTTTGTTTGTGCTGTGCCAGACCTGTGGTGATCCTGTGTTTGGTCCTTTCCCATGAAATCCAAAATTAGCCTCCTTGATAGCAAAACCTAAACTTCTCTGCACTCAGTGTGTTGTATTGAGTTGCACTGCAGAAAACTTAATTAGTAATCCTGTAGTAATGAGGTCAAACTACTACATGTTTCAcgtgtttaaaaaatataattaactGCTGCAGAGGCAGCCCAGATGCTGTTGAATTAAGGCATAGagcttcagaattaacttaaatCCTTATCTTGTAGAAGGTCTGCTGGTGGTGGCTTCAGAGGGACCTTTCCTAGCGTGAACTTCTTGGCTCTCAACTGCTTCTTCTCTGTGGCTGTTAATTCACTCCTCGGTGTGTGTGACTGCTCTGATGCCGTGTGGGGATGCAGGAGGCGCAGACGCggtgctgtgtgcagaggcACTGGCAGTTGGTGCGGCCAAAGCACTGCTTGCACCTGACAAGGTTCCGTAGCTGCCTTGGGAGCAGCGACAGCAATCAGAGCGGTGCTGGAAGGATTCGCTGCAGCAGGGCTCATAGGGCCCGGAAGCCCTGAAGTCCACGGCCAGCGGCCGTTCCAGGAGCGTTAAGTgaggctgcagatggagctgcaGAATCCCCAGTGCCAACAGGATGGGGACAGCTGTGGGAGGACGTCACCCCGAGGGCAGGAGgactggaggcagcagcagagctccccaCAGCTGGAGCACTTCCAGATGAGACGCTGGGATTTGCAAGGACAAGCGGgcagcaccactgctgctgttggctggAGAGCCTGCAGTGAGGAAATGGATAGGAAGGCTGAGGATGGGTGCACCTGCCatactgaaacactgctgcatttcagtgctgcagaagaacGCTTATCAGCGCCTGTTTAATTGCTGGTTCCTTATGCAGAAACTTGCTTGGGAACCCAGTGCTTGGGGCTTGCCATCCTCCCAGTCCAAGAGAAGGTAATGGTGGAGTGactgctttctctctccaaaGTAGCTGAAAAAGTTCCAAATACATCCATGAAAACTACATTCCAGCACAGGCAAGCATCTTTCAATCCACACTTAAAGCAAAAACCCACGTGTGCCGACCAACTGAACGTAACTGAGAAACTGAACCAAACGCTGGCCATGAGCAATGGCAGCTTTAAACAAAATGCTCTCAGGCTGCTGTCTGCAAACAGCCTAGAGGCAGGAATCTGTTGAGTGACGGGCAAAAAGTAATTGCCATCACCAAAACCCCTGGAGCTCTCATTCTCCTCTCCCTTGCTCTAGTTTGTTCCATGGCTCTATCTGTATCACTGCTTTGGCTCAGTCTGCTCTCTGAGTGCAGAAcaatcatttgttttttttcttatttgggtctttttttttttttccccccccttctTTAAATGGGGGAACAAGAGCAATCTGACCTACTGCAAGGAAATTTCAGACTGGACAATTCAGGTCTTGCCCCACTTTATGAGCAGAAACTCCTGCTCTGGATAATACATTTTGTACCTGCATCATTGGTGAGGCCTGTGCCACACAGTTACCAGAAAGAGGCAGGGAGAATCATAGACCTgtttgagtcagaagggacctttaaagccATCTgacccaactcccctgcagtgaacagggacacctatggccacatcaggttgctcagtgaTGGCAAAGCCTTCAggtcagcagctcctgctgttttctactcactgcacagaaaagtGAACATATGAGGGCATTGGTATTCACTGAGTCAAGAGCGGCCACCTGAAGCACAGGAACCACTGCTACCCTGAAGGCATCCACAGAAAGGTCAGTTGTTCCAAATACTTACATAGCATCCTGTGCTCTCCATTGCACTGCAGTTATAATAGGCCAGGCGCAGCTCCTCAGCAGAGATCTCTGGAAAGCCTGCAGGGAGGCAAACAATCAGCATGCTCCAAAGGGAATacaacacaaatacaaaattgcCACctagagttacacaagaaacTGCCCTTGCTGCACCACCTGGGACCAGTCAGTTCTACTTGGAGACACAGAAAGGactcctggtgcaacttcaggGGTGCGAACACACCAAAGAAATACCGTAATCCAGTGCCCCTACCTGTTGCATCACAAGGCACATCCTCACCTTGCAATGCTTCCATTGAGGCACAGCAGTGTGGACAAGTATAGATATGCAGTCTGAACAGTAGCAGCACTCAGCAAggctgtataatcaatggatatcaagatgttacaatcacaaaataaacaggagaTTAGGCGAAgtggactatgataacaaaagagaataaatggaaggcttacccttatgctgggctcaccacaaaacaccagaaggagggatctccagacaagatccttccccactggcagccagctcttcagtaggtctaggaggggtgcagccaggctccaccccttccagcagcacaggtgaattgccttcagctgtgctcctctggctgactcaaggctcacctcaggtgatcaatcagaggttcaggacgtgactcagcagttcccatacaaaggCTAAAAAATGGTACTGACCTGAAACATTAGGCTTGCCCTTCTCAGGAGAGTAACACAAAAGCATCCACTGTCCAGAAGATTCCCAGGCTGCTATGTGTTCCGCTATCCAGTCACTAGAAAACAGATCGtgacagcaaaagaagaaattacacaGTCAGAAGCCAAATGGCAAAAAGCAAAGTCAAACTCAAATAGCCAGAGCCATGCCATTTAATTCCATAGGACGCTGCTCAGAGGGAACAGCTGAAGAGTGCTACAACCACCTTCAAAGACACAGCAGTTGCTCTGCTGGACACACAGATGTCTCACAAAGTGTTTTACCGTATCATCGAACTGCAAGTAAATCACATCAGGTCTGTAAGAGAGACAAAACCCCTGTGCTTCCTATGGTtcccccccacatcccacctTCCATCCCCCGGAACGCATCCTCTCCATTATCCAGAGGAAGCCGGTAAGCACGTAAGCAGCTCATTGCGAGCGCTTCCCAGGGGACAGGGTCATCACTTACAGAAGTCTCTGCTGCTCATCTCGGTGGCCATCACCCGGGTCTGCACTGCTTAACGCACAGCTCTCTTTCTGCAAGGACACCGCACCTTTCTTACCTGCTGCTCCAACCCTGGAGGCACCAGAGCATCCTCCTCCATTGCGGCTGCCACCCGAGGAGCTCTTTGTAAGCACAGGAGGCCGCACAACGGCTGCAGGAGCGCCCCGTCCTGGAACTTCTCTGCGCAGGAGCACGACTCGCTGGAGAAGGTTGATGGTTCTCCAGGGAACGTCTTCCTCCATCGCCTCCCGTGTGCTGGATCACGGGTGGCTGATTAAGATTTGTGTTTCCCTGGGTAGCATCACCTGATCCGTCTACAGCTCCTTCCATGTGCTGGATCACAGGTAGCTGGCTAAGGTTTCTAAGGTTTGTCTGACTAATGTCTCCCCATCCTCCTACAGCTCGTCTCTTGTACTTGAGCACAGCTTCTCTCTTGTATTCGAACATGGCTCCTCTCTTGTACTTGAACATGGCTGCCCGCATAATGTATCTGTTTCTCAGGGTGGCAGCACCCCATCCTCCTACAGCTGCTCCCATTTGCTGCATCATGGAGGGCTGGCTAAGTAAGGTGGTAGTCTGGGTGCTGGTACCCCATGGTCCTGCAGTTCCTGTCAGTTGCTGGAGCATTAGGAGCTGGCTGAGGAGTAAGCTTATCTGGTTTGTGGCAGCCCATCTTCCTCCATGTCCTGGACGGACGCTTAAAGGAGGTggaagctctgcagctctgacacATGGCCCAGGAAACCTTACTGTCATCAAAGCTGTGGTAATGTGCATCAACAGAAGTGGAATAGACAAAGGAAATGTGCTGTTACAGAGAGCCAGCTTTGGTTGATGCCGTATCTGTGAGTATCCTGTACTGTGCTTTTGTAGCTGTGTTACCGAGACCAGAAGTCTTTTTTCCTAC
This window encodes:
- the LOC125702694 gene encoding LOW QUALITY PROTEIN: nucleoporin NUP42-like (The sequence of the model RefSeq protein was modified relative to this genomic sequence to represent the inferred CDS: inserted 5 bases in 4 codons), producing MQQCFSMAGAPILSLPIHFLTAGSPANSSSGAARLSXANPSVSSGSAPAVGSSAAASSPPALGVTSSHSCPHPVGTGDSAAPSAASLNAPGTAAGXWTSGLPGPMSPAAANPSSTALIAVAAPKAATXTLSGASSALAAPTASASAHSTASAPPASPHGIRXQSHTPRSELTATEKKQLRAKKFTLGKVPLKPPPADLLQDKDLS